In the Acidobacteriota bacterium genome, AAACGGCGCCGCCGCCGATGTAGGCCAACAGGACGCGTCGATGGAAGTACCAATCCGTGAGCATCAGGCGTCGGATCATCTTGAATTTCATGGCCCTGGGAGTCCAATCCTCGGTTACCGGACTGGTGGGTTCGAGGGGTCCGGCTTGGGAGCCGGCCTGGTAGCCGGATTGGGGGTCTACTGCTGCTGGGTTTCGGGTGCTCACGCTGCCAACTCCTTTCGTCTGCTCTGGACGGTGGCGACGAAGATCTCTTCAAGGCTCAGGTTCTCCACCGCGTGCACGATGACTCCGGCCTCCTGGTAGGCGGCCACCGTCGAGGCGTCGTAGTGCCGAGTGGTGACCACGGTGAGCCGGCCGCTGGTCTTTCGGCTCACCGTGCCGTCCAGGGTCGGTAGCTCCTTGCCGTCGGGCACCTCCAGCCGCAGGCGGCGCCAGCGGTCGAGGAAGGTCTCCTTGTCGCCGCGGTCGATGATGCGCCCGCGGTCGAGGAAGGTGATTTGGTCCGAGATCTGCTCGACGTCGTGGGTGTTCTGGGAAGAGAAGAGGATCGTTCGCCGATCGTCGGTGAGGGCTTCCATCAGGGCGCCCAGGACATCGTGCCGAGCGATGGGATCGAGGCCGGAGGTGGGTTCGTCGAGCACCAGGAGCCGGGGCCGGCGGGCGAAGGCCAGCACCAGGGCGGCTTTGGTGCGTTGACCATGAGAAAAGCCTCGAACCTTCTGGTCGAGGCGCAGCTCGAAGCGCCGGGCAAGCTCTTCCGCGTAGACCTGGTCCCAGCGCGGATAGATCGAGCCCATGAGATCCAGGTGCCAGCCCAGCGTGGCGGCCTTGTAGAGGCTCATATCTTCCGAGACGAAGCCCACCTCCTGCTTGACGGCGATCTGCTGGGCCGGCATCGGCAGGCCGAGGACCTGGACCGAGCCGCGGTCCTGGCGCACCAGCCCCATAAGGATGCGGATGGTCGTCGACTTGCCGGCGCCGTTGGCTCCGATGAGGCCGGTGATGCTGCCCTGGGGCAGCTCGAGGTCGAGATCCTGGAGGGAGAAGTGGGAGTAGTCCTTTCCCACCCCTTGGCAGCGGACAGCGAGTTCCGTCATGAGCGCTCCTTGGCCAGATTCTTGGAGATTTGGTGCATGCGTTCGGCCAGGTCCTTCGGGCTCAGGCCGAGCAAGGAAGCGAGGCGAGCCGCTTCCGTCAGGTGCTCGTCCAGCTCTTGCTCACAGAGCTGGGAGCCGAGTTGAGGCTCCGGCGCTACCATCGAGCCCTTGCCTTGTTGAGTCACGATCACGCCCTCCCGTTCGAGCTCCAGATAGGCGCGCTTGATGGTGATGACGCTGACTTGAAGGGACACGGCCAGCTGGCGAATCGAAGGCAACGGCTCGCCGGGAGCCCAATCCCCCACGGCGACCCGCTGCTTGATCTGCTCCATGATCTGCAGATACATCGGGCGGCCGTCGGTCTGGGAGATCACCAGGCTGCTGTGCATGTCCATATACTGAGTATACACAGTCGATGTTGGCTGTCAACGAGGAAGATGGCTGTCGTGGCCCAGGGAGGTACCGGCCGGCGGTGGAGAGGGCCCGGGTGGAGGGAGAATCAGGTCGATCCTGCGCCATTTCCCTTCGCGGACATGGTTTCCGGATCTCGTCGACCTAGCATCTCGGTATATCTTCAGGCCATGAATTTCCCACGGTCTGTGGGGTGGCGGGTGCGGGGTTGGGTTTTTGTTGTGTTGATGTCGGTGGTCGGAGGAGGTTGGGAAGCGCCGGTCCAGGCGGCGGAGGATGGGCCGGATCTCGTGTTCAGCGGTCTCTCCACCGACGATGGACTGTCCCAGAGCTCGGTCTTCGCTCTCGCCGAAGACCGCCAGGGCTTCCTGTGGTTGGGTACCGAGGACGGCCTCAACCGCTGGGATGGCGGGGGCTTTCGGGTTTTCCGCGGCGGCGGCCGGGAGGATCCGGAGGCGCTTCATGGGCGCTTCGTGCGGGCCATCGTCGAGGATTCGGCGGGCTTCCTATGGCTGGGCACGGAGGGCGGTGGGCTGGCGCGCTTCGACCCCCGCACCGAGACCTTCCGCAACTTCCATCCCGTCGAAGGCGACCCCGAGAGCCTGAGCGAGGATCTGGTCCTGGCTCTCACCCTGGACAGCCGCGGCGATTTGTGGATCGGCACCCGCAGTCGGGGCATCCAGCGCCTGCGGCGGGCCGCCGAGGTCGGGGAGCGGGCGGTCTTCGAGAGCTTCGAGGCGGAACCCGGGGATTCCTGCGGGCTCGGCGCTCGAGATGTCTACCGTATTCTGGAGGATCGCCGCCGGCGCCTGTGGGTGGCCACGGGGAAGGGTCTTTTTCGCTGGGTGGAGGAGGCGAGCTGCTTTGAAGCGCTGGGGGGCGGAGGGCTGGCGGGCCAGCGGCTCACCTCGGTGATGGAGGATCGGCGGGGGGATCTTTGGGTCTCCGCCCGCGGCGGCCTCTACCGCCTCGATGGGGAGCGCTTGGTGATCACCGAATCCTTCCTCGAAGGGGAGGTGGTGGAGGCGGTCCTGGAGGACCGAGACGGGGTGCTGTGGGTGGGCACCGAGGCCGGTGGGTTGGTGCGGTGGTCGCCGACCAGCGGTCGCATCATCCGCTACCGTAGCCGCGCCTTCGATTCCGGAAGTCTGGCCACGGACGTGGTCCGGAGCCTCCACGAGGATCGCTCGGGGACGTTGTGGGTGGGGCTGGAGCAGGGCGGGGTGGCCTACCTGCCACGGCTGCGGCGGCATTTCCACAGCTGGCGCAGCCTGCGCACCGGTGATGGATTGGAGCAGCTCAAGAGCGTGTTCGCGCTGGAGGTCACCGGCGACGGCACGATCTGGATCGGCACCCGCGAGCGCGGCCTCTTCGCCCTCGATGCCGACACCGGCGGAGCCCGCCATTGGGGCGCCGGGGCTGGCCAGCCGGACGCCCTCGATTCGAGCCGCATTTCCGCCCTGGCGTCGGATGGTGACGACGGACTGCTGGTGGGCACCGTCGAGGGCGGCGTCTATCGATTGCATCGAGGAGCCCGCCGCATGGCACGCCTCGGCGGCGAGCCCGGCCGCAGCGTTCGGGCGCTGGTGCCGGACGGTACCGGAGGGCTGTGGTTCGCCACCTGGCGGGGCGGTTTGCGCCACCTCGACGCGGCGGGTACCGAGCGGGTCTTCCGCCATGATCCCGAGGATGCTTCATCCCTTAGCGACGACGTGGTCCTGGCCCTGGAGCCCGAGTGGGCTGGGGCCGGTGCGGGCAGTGGAGGGCAGGCCCGGGGGACTGTGGCGGCGCTGTGGGCGGGGACCTGGAACGGAGGCCTGGTGCGTTTCGATGTCGCCACCGGCCGAGCCCGCAGCTGGCGCCACGATGCCGAGGATCCATCGTCACTGTCCAGCGACCGGGTCGCCGCGGTGCTGCGGGACCGCCGGGGACGGGTTTGGGTGGGCAGTGCCGAGGGTCTGGATCGGCTGAGCGCCGACGGGGAGCGATTCGAGACCGTGGAGCCCTTTCGCGGCATGGCGGTCTTCGGTCTGTTGGAGGACGGGGCGGGGCATCTGTGGGCGAGCAGCGGCCGGGGCCTGTGGCATTACGACCCGGAGAGCGGCGAGGTGCGGCAATACCGCGCGCGGCATGGATTGCAGGGGGACGAGTACAACCTGGGGGCC is a window encoding:
- a CDS encoding ABC transporter ATP-binding protein; this translates as MTELAVRCQGVGKDYSHFSLQDLDLELPQGSITGLIGANGAGKSTTIRILMGLVRQDRGSVQVLGLPMPAQQIAVKQEVGFVSEDMSLYKAATLGWHLDLMGSIYPRWDQVYAEELARRFELRLDQKVRGFSHGQRTKAALVLAFARRPRLLVLDEPTSGLDPIARHDVLGALMEALTDDRRTILFSSQNTHDVEQISDQITFLDRGRIIDRGDKETFLDRWRRLRLEVPDGKELPTLDGTVSRKTSGRLTVVTTRHYDASTVAAYQEAGVIVHAVENLSLEEIFVATVQSRRKELAA
- a CDS encoding two-component regulator propeller domain-containing protein, which translates into the protein MNFPRSVGWRVRGWVFVVLMSVVGGGWEAPVQAAEDGPDLVFSGLSTDDGLSQSSVFALAEDRQGFLWLGTEDGLNRWDGGGFRVFRGGGREDPEALHGRFVRAIVEDSAGFLWLGTEGGGLARFDPRTETFRNFHPVEGDPESLSEDLVLALTLDSRGDLWIGTRSRGIQRLRRAAEVGERAVFESFEAEPGDSCGLGARDVYRILEDRRRRLWVATGKGLFRWVEEASCFEALGGGGLAGQRLTSVMEDRRGDLWVSARGGLYRLDGERLVITESFLEGEVVEAVLEDRDGVLWVGTEAGGLVRWSPTSGRIIRYRSRAFDSGSLATDVVRSLHEDRSGTLWVGLEQGGVAYLPRLRRHFHSWRSLRTGDGLEQLKSVFALEVTGDGTIWIGTRERGLFALDADTGGARHWGAGAGQPDALDSSRISALASDGDDGLLVGTVEGGVYRLHRGARRMARLGGEPGRSVRALVPDGTGGLWFATWRGGLRHLDAAGTERVFRHDPEDASSLSDDVVLALEPEWAGAGAGSGGQARGTVAALWAGTWNGGLVRFDVATGRARSWRHDAEDPSSLSSDRVAAVLRDRRGRVWVGSAEGLDRLSADGERFETVEPFRGMAVFGLLEDGAGHLWASSGRGLWHYDPESGEVRQYRARHGLQGDEYNLGATARGLNGELLFGGVGGFDIFRPHPRGSGGIGAPFFPQEPPPVVLTGLSTGARTFGAGELQQRMTAGEVLELEPEERTLSVTFAALSFADPDHQRFTYRLVDGGRRGHFKLSAEEGGGWVDAGNQRQARFARLEPGRHRLEVRAASGAGVWNRQGAQLEFYARPSFWERVTVQISAGVLLLAFLVTGITAIFRRRLQRAEREREEAIEVRRRLLAAREQERLRLAQDLHDGPLQELHALQLAASRGTAALGSLRQDLGGLVTELRTVCTRLRSPVLQLFGLEAAIRDHAAELQREHPEVDIHLDLRLGPPKSGDDLDEERRLALFRVFREAVQNALRHGGASTVRVGLEAVDDPVAGAAVALTVEDDGRGFQVPRRWIELARRGHLGILGMDERVDALGGRLEVWAQPGEGTRVTAIMPRRDRRFRAARGARRSHGG
- a CDS encoding GntR family transcriptional regulator, with amino-acid sequence MHSSLVISQTDGRPMYLQIMEQIKQRVAVGDWAPGEPLPSIRQLAVSLQVSVITIKRAYLELEREGVIVTQQGKGSMVAPEPQLGSQLCEQELDEHLTEAARLASLLGLSPKDLAERMHQISKNLAKERS